In Streptomyces sp. SN-593, a single genomic region encodes these proteins:
- a CDS encoding GNAT family N-acetyltransferase, which translates to MAKVPGSGDGEVVVRPRTTADIQQAAAVLVAVHTSDGYPVEGVEDPEQWLCPEGTLGAWVALADGRVIGHAVVARPAGEDAVGIWAERSGESEEGIGVLARLFVLREARKRSAGELLVRAAEDFALSRGMRLVLDVMVKDAAAIRLYERLGWREIGRVVHRFGAADAVDALAFVGAERRGRNEDGA; encoded by the coding sequence GTGGCGAAGGTGCCGGGAAGCGGTGACGGGGAGGTCGTCGTCCGGCCTCGCACCACCGCGGACATCCAGCAGGCGGCCGCCGTCCTTGTGGCGGTCCACACGTCGGACGGTTATCCGGTCGAGGGCGTGGAGGATCCGGAGCAGTGGCTGTGCCCGGAGGGGACCTTGGGCGCCTGGGTGGCCCTCGCCGACGGCCGCGTGATCGGGCACGCGGTGGTCGCCCGGCCGGCGGGGGAAGACGCCGTAGGGATCTGGGCGGAGCGCAGCGGGGAGTCGGAGGAGGGGATCGGGGTGCTCGCGCGCCTCTTCGTGCTGCGCGAGGCCAGGAAGCGTTCCGCCGGAGAACTCCTCGTCCGGGCCGCCGAGGACTTCGCGTTGAGCAGGGGCATGCGCCTGGTGCTGGACGTGATGGTCAAGGACGCGGCGGCGATCCGCCTGTACGAACGTCTCGGGTGGCGCGAGATCGGCCGCGTCGTCCACCGCTTCGGAGCTGCGGACGCCGTGGACGCGCTGGCGTTCGTCGGCGCCGAGCGCCGCGGCCGGAACGAGGACGGGGCCTGA
- a CDS encoding PPOX class F420-dependent oxidoreductase produces the protein MAHMTEAEWRAFATTGTRTGKIAVQRRNGRPHVTPVWFVLDDTDPADVRVVFMTGHDSLKGRALRRDPHFALCVDDQEPPYSFVLLECTAELSEDLVALQEWGTRIGGRYMGADRAAEFGARNAVPGEYLVRARVDRVTAQAHVAD, from the coding sequence ATGGCGCACATGACCGAGGCGGAGTGGCGCGCGTTCGCCACGACCGGCACTCGCACCGGAAAGATCGCCGTCCAGCGCAGGAACGGACGGCCGCACGTCACCCCCGTCTGGTTCGTGCTCGACGACACCGACCCGGCCGACGTCCGGGTGGTCTTCATGACCGGCCACGACTCCCTCAAGGGCCGCGCGCTGCGCCGCGACCCGCACTTCGCCCTGTGCGTGGACGACCAGGAGCCGCCCTACTCCTTCGTGCTCCTGGAGTGCACCGCGGAGCTGTCGGAGGACCTGGTGGCCCTCCAGGAGTGGGGCACCCGGATCGGCGGGCGCTACATGGGCGCGGACCGCGCCGCGGAGTTCGGCGCGCGCAACGCCGTCCCCGGCGAGTACCTGGTCCGCGCCCGCGTCGACCGCGTCACCGCACAGGCCCACGTCGCCGACTGA
- a CDS encoding DUF2277 domain-containing protein, whose amino-acid sequence MCRSIRTLRPPMAPEVHDEDIRAAALQYVRKVSGFRAPAAHNQEVFDAAVAAVAAATADLLDGLEVRGSAAKAG is encoded by the coding sequence ATGTGCAGAAGCATCAGGACCCTGCGTCCGCCGATGGCCCCCGAGGTGCACGACGAGGACATCCGCGCCGCCGCGTTGCAGTACGTACGGAAGGTCTCCGGGTTCCGCGCGCCCGCCGCGCACAACCAGGAGGTCTTCGACGCGGCGGTGGCCGCGGTCGCCGCGGCCACCGCCGACCTGCTCGACGGCCTGGAGGTCCGCGGCTCCGCCGCCAAGGCGGGCTGA
- a CDS encoding chitosanase: protein MHTSPHRPGAPRRTLTRRTALAAAVALLTAGGATLSTAGAAGAATATGLDDPHKKEIAMELVSSAENSSLDWKAQYQYIEDIGDGRGYTAGIIGFCSGTGDMLELVQHYTDMEPGNPLAKYLPALEQDNGTDSHAGLGSAFVSAWRTAAKDTVFQQAQDDERDDVYFDPAVAQAKADGLGTLGQFAYYDAMVMHGPGDDPVSFGGIRRTAMKKAKTPAQGGDETAYLNAYLDARKAAMLTEAAHDDTSRVDTEQRVFLDAGNLNLDPPLHWKTYGDSYEILTLP from the coding sequence GTGCACACCTCCCCCCACCGCCCCGGCGCCCCGCGCCGCACCCTGACCCGGCGCACCGCGCTCGCCGCCGCCGTGGCCCTGCTCACCGCGGGCGGCGCGACCCTGTCGACGGCCGGCGCCGCCGGCGCCGCCACCGCCACCGGCCTGGACGACCCGCACAAGAAGGAGATCGCGATGGAGCTGGTCTCCTCCGCCGAGAACTCCTCGCTCGACTGGAAGGCGCAGTACCAGTACATCGAGGACATCGGCGACGGCCGCGGCTACACCGCCGGCATCATCGGCTTCTGCTCCGGCACCGGCGACATGCTCGAACTCGTCCAGCACTACACGGACATGGAGCCGGGCAACCCGCTGGCGAAGTACCTGCCCGCCCTGGAGCAGGACAACGGCACCGACTCGCACGCCGGCCTCGGCTCGGCGTTCGTCAGCGCGTGGCGGACCGCCGCGAAGGACACCGTCTTCCAGCAGGCGCAGGACGACGAGCGCGACGACGTGTACTTCGACCCCGCGGTGGCCCAGGCCAAGGCGGACGGGCTGGGCACGCTGGGCCAGTTCGCCTACTACGACGCGATGGTCATGCACGGCCCCGGCGACGACCCGGTGAGCTTCGGCGGCATCCGCAGGACCGCGATGAAGAAGGCGAAGACGCCCGCGCAGGGCGGCGACGAGACGGCGTACCTCAACGCCTACCTCGACGCCCGCAAGGCCGCGATGCTCACCGAGGCCGCGCACGACGACACCAGCCGGGTGGACACCGAGCAGCGGGTGTTCCTCGACGCGGGCAACCTCAACCTCGACCCGCCGCTGCACTGGAAGACCTACGGGGACTCCTACGAGATCCTCACCCTGCCGTAG
- a CDS encoding RbsD/FucU family protein produces MLRYQLTHPTILAALASAGHGSRVLVSDGHYPHTTGAHPAAERVYLNLAPDRMLVTEVLAALADAVPFEAATVMTPPPEQPEPEVFAEFRAALPGLPLDGLDRHAFYDAARGRDTALVIATGDRRTYANLLLTLGVRAD; encoded by the coding sequence ATGCTGCGCTACCAGCTCACCCACCCGACGATTCTCGCGGCGCTCGCGTCCGCGGGCCACGGTTCCCGGGTGCTGGTCTCCGACGGCCACTACCCCCACACCACCGGCGCGCACCCGGCCGCCGAGCGGGTGTACCTCAACCTCGCCCCCGACCGGATGCTGGTCACCGAGGTGCTGGCCGCGCTGGCGGACGCGGTGCCGTTCGAGGCCGCCACGGTGATGACCCCGCCGCCCGAGCAGCCCGAGCCGGAGGTGTTCGCCGAGTTCCGCGCGGCGCTGCCCGGGCTGCCGCTCGACGGCCTCGACCGGCACGCCTTCTACGACGCCGCCCGCGGCCGCGACACCGCTCTGGTCATCGCCACCGGCGACCGGCGCACGTACGCGAACCTCCTGCTCACCCTCGGCGTGCGCGCGGACTGA
- a CDS encoding sensor histidine kinase encodes MSLRSRLVLLALVLVLLGLAVSDTVVLGSVRGQLVRRVDQQLQRYGQPLARRLGSEGVPPRYAVPGPGRGGVLGTSGADGAGAPGGPGSVPGSAPDSVPGSVSADGTTGTNGVTGTTGTTGSRPWLPSQFVVAFAASDGRVVQQIRLPVAANDPQPLWPTMDAAQLRSRFDLPFDVRSDHGGGSWRVLIVPVGGDSGAGGDHGGGDRGRFVGGAAAAPPPAGVVVASSLDDVSSTTSRLSTAFLVIGGVVVALLGVAGWFAVRAGLRPLRRIEATAAEIAAGRPLSHRMPAASPGTEVGRLSSALNGMLAQIESAFAARAESEQQMRRFVADASHELRTPLAGIRGFAELYRMGALADEADVKRTMARIESEAVRLGGLVEDLLTLVRMDEQRPLQLAPMDLRTLAVDALHDTTALDPTRQVTLTGPGDRDSAPGPAPVLGDEARLRQVVANLVGNAVAHTPQGTPVRIGVGTSGGHGVLEVADRGPGLAPDQAARVFERFYRVDASRSRAAGGGAGLGLAIAAALVAAHHGTVELDTAPGKGATFRIRLPSAH; translated from the coding sequence GTGTCGCTGCGCTCCCGGCTGGTGCTGCTCGCGCTGGTACTGGTGCTGCTGGGCCTCGCGGTCAGCGACACCGTCGTGCTCGGCTCGGTGCGCGGGCAGTTGGTGCGGCGCGTGGACCAGCAGCTCCAGCGGTACGGGCAGCCGCTCGCGCGCCGCCTCGGCTCGGAGGGCGTGCCGCCGCGCTACGCCGTGCCCGGCCCCGGCCGCGGCGGGGTCCTGGGCACCAGCGGGGCCGACGGCGCCGGCGCTCCCGGCGGCCCCGGCTCCGTTCCCGGGTCCGCTCCCGATTCCGTTCCCGGATCGGTCTCCGCGGACGGCACGACCGGCACGAACGGCGTGACCGGCACGACCGGCACGACCGGCAGCCGTCCCTGGCTGCCCAGCCAGTTCGTCGTCGCCTTCGCCGCCTCCGACGGCCGCGTGGTCCAGCAGATCCGCCTGCCGGTCGCCGCGAACGACCCCCAGCCGCTGTGGCCCACCATGGACGCCGCCCAACTGCGGTCCCGCTTCGACCTGCCCTTCGACGTGCGCAGCGACCACGGCGGCGGAAGCTGGCGGGTGCTGATCGTGCCGGTCGGCGGCGACAGTGGCGCCGGCGGCGACCACGGCGGCGGCGACCGCGGCCGCTTCGTCGGCGGCGCGGCGGCCGCTCCCCCGCCCGCCGGGGTCGTCGTGGCCTCCTCCCTCGACGACGTCTCCTCCACCACCAGCCGGCTCAGCACCGCGTTCCTGGTGATCGGCGGGGTCGTGGTGGCGCTGCTCGGCGTCGCGGGCTGGTTCGCCGTACGGGCCGGGCTGCGGCCCCTGCGGCGGATCGAGGCGACCGCGGCGGAGATCGCCGCCGGCCGCCCGCTGTCGCACCGCATGCCGGCGGCGTCGCCGGGCACCGAGGTCGGGCGGCTGTCGTCCGCGCTCAACGGCATGCTCGCGCAGATCGAGTCCGCGTTCGCCGCCCGGGCGGAGTCCGAGCAGCAGATGCGCCGCTTCGTCGCCGACGCCAGCCACGAGTTGCGCACCCCGCTGGCGGGCATCCGGGGCTTCGCCGAGCTGTACCGGATGGGCGCGCTCGCCGACGAGGCCGACGTGAAGCGGACCATGGCCCGGATCGAGAGCGAGGCCGTACGCCTCGGCGGCCTGGTGGAGGACCTGCTCACGCTGGTGCGGATGGACGAGCAACGGCCGCTCCAACTCGCGCCGATGGACCTGCGCACCCTCGCCGTGGACGCGCTGCACGACACCACCGCGCTCGACCCGACCCGGCAGGTCACCCTCACCGGCCCCGGTGACCGGGACTCCGCGCCCGGCCCGGCGCCGGTGCTCGGGGACGAGGCACGGCTGCGCCAAGTCGTGGCCAACCTCGTCGGCAACGCCGTCGCCCACACGCCGCAGGGCACCCCGGTGCGGATCGGGGTCGGCACCTCCGGCGGCCACGGCGTGCTGGAGGTCGCCGACCGCGGGCCCGGCCTCGCCCCGGACCAGGCCGCCCGGGTCTTCGAGCGCTTCTACCGCGTGGACGCCTCCCGGTCCCGGGCCGCCGGCGGCGGCGCGGGGCTCGGCCTCGCGATCGCCGCCGCGCTCGTCGCCGCCCACCACGGCACCGTCGAGCTGGACACCGCGCCCGGCAAGGGCGCCACCTTCCGCATCCGCCTGCCGTCCGCGCACTGA
- a CDS encoding response regulator transcription factor, producing the protein MEAPEASLLVVDDEPNIRELLSASLRFVGFKVASAASGADALAAVARERPDLVVLDVMLPDMNGFAVVRRLREESGPHPRSGGGPDRLPVLFLTAKDGVDDKISGLTAGGDDYVTKPFSLEELIARIRAILRRTGGPTDDGRLVAGDLELDPVGHQVLRAGRPVSLSPTEFKLLAYLMANADRVVSKLQILDHVWAYDFGGDLSIVESYISYVRRKVDAAAEGGPKLIHTVRGVGYVLRRPAPAKG; encoded by the coding sequence ATGGAGGCACCCGAGGCCAGCCTGCTGGTCGTGGACGACGAACCGAACATCAGGGAACTGCTCTCCGCGTCCCTGCGGTTCGTCGGTTTCAAGGTGGCCTCCGCGGCCTCCGGCGCCGACGCGCTCGCCGCCGTCGCCCGCGAACGGCCCGACCTGGTGGTCCTCGACGTGATGCTGCCGGACATGAACGGCTTCGCCGTCGTCCGGCGGCTGCGCGAGGAGAGCGGGCCGCACCCGCGCTCCGGGGGCGGCCCGGACCGGCTGCCGGTGCTCTTCCTCACCGCGAAGGACGGCGTCGACGACAAGATCAGCGGGCTCACCGCGGGCGGCGACGACTACGTCACCAAGCCGTTCAGCCTGGAGGAGCTGATCGCCAGGATCCGGGCGATCCTGCGCCGCACCGGCGGCCCCACCGACGACGGGCGGCTGGTCGCGGGCGACCTCGAACTCGACCCCGTCGGCCACCAGGTGCTGCGGGCCGGCCGCCCCGTCTCGCTGTCCCCGACCGAGTTCAAGCTGCTCGCCTACCTGATGGCCAACGCCGACCGGGTGGTGTCCAAGCTCCAGATCCTCGACCACGTGTGGGCGTACGACTTCGGCGGCGACCTGAGCATCGTCGAGTCGTACATCTCGTACGTGCGGCGCAAGGTGGACGCGGCGGCGGAGGGCGGGCCGAAGCTGATCCACACGGTGCGGGGCGTGGGCTACGTGCTGCGCCGCCCCGCGCCGGCCAAGGGCTGA
- a CDS encoding ABC transporter permease, producing the protein MNPFEILRFAVGGLAANKVRSALTMLGVLIGVAAVIILLAVGNGSSQSVKDSIEKLGTNSLTVSSGGGFSSSGSGATSTKPLTVDDARALANTADAPDIESVAPEVTTSQSAVYDGTSHTVGQVVGTYPAYFKTSNSKVDKGDYFSADDVLNSRKVAVIGSTTATDLFGTASPIGKKLVIGGTPFTVVGELATKGGTGFQDPDDTVIAPLPTVQNAFTGFGPISQILVEAKSAGATTPAQNEITTILMGTHGITDANALDFRVSTQASLLSTQSDTNKTFTVLLGAVAAISLLVGGIGITNIMLVTVTERTREIGIRKAIGAPKGVILGQFLAESTLLSLIGGGLGVVGGLIGSRFTIVGIKPAVIPASVWGAFAIAVAIGLFFGSYPANRAAGLRPIEALRHE; encoded by the coding sequence GTGAACCCGTTCGAGATCCTGCGGTTCGCCGTCGGCGGGCTCGCCGCGAACAAGGTGCGCTCCGCGCTGACCATGCTCGGCGTGCTGATCGGCGTGGCCGCTGTCATCATCCTGCTCGCCGTCGGCAACGGCTCCTCGCAGTCGGTCAAGGACTCCATCGAGAAGCTCGGCACCAACTCGCTGACCGTCTCCTCCGGGGGCGGCTTCAGCTCCTCGGGCTCCGGCGCGACCAGCACCAAGCCGCTGACGGTGGACGACGCCCGCGCCCTCGCGAACACCGCCGACGCCCCCGACATCGAGTCCGTCGCGCCCGAGGTCACCACCTCGCAGTCCGCGGTCTACGACGGCACCTCGCACACCGTCGGGCAGGTGGTGGGCACCTACCCGGCCTACTTCAAGACCTCCAACAGCAAGGTCGACAAGGGCGACTACTTCAGCGCCGACGACGTGCTCAACTCCCGCAAGGTGGCCGTGATCGGCTCCACCACGGCGACCGACCTGTTCGGCACCGCCTCCCCGATCGGCAAGAAGCTGGTCATCGGCGGCACCCCGTTCACCGTGGTCGGCGAGCTGGCCACCAAGGGCGGTACCGGCTTCCAGGACCCGGACGACACGGTGATCGCGCCGCTGCCGACCGTGCAGAACGCCTTCACCGGCTTCGGGCCGATCAGCCAGATCCTGGTCGAGGCGAAGTCCGCCGGCGCGACCACGCCCGCGCAGAACGAGATCACCACGATCCTGATGGGCACGCACGGCATCACCGACGCCAACGCGCTGGACTTCCGGGTGAGCACCCAGGCGTCGCTGCTGAGCACCCAGTCGGACACCAACAAGACGTTCACGGTGCTGCTCGGCGCGGTCGCGGCCATCTCGCTGCTGGTCGGCGGGATCGGCATCACCAACATCATGCTGGTCACGGTCACCGAGCGGACCCGCGAGATCGGCATCCGCAAGGCGATCGGGGCGCCCAAGGGCGTCATCCTCGGGCAGTTCCTCGCCGAGTCCACGCTGCTGTCGCTGATCGGCGGCGGGCTCGGGGTCGTCGGCGGGCTGATCGGCTCGCGGTTCACCATCGTCGGGATCAAACCGGCGGTCATCCCCGCCTCGGTGTGGGGCGCCTTCGCCATCGCGGTGGCCATCGGGCTCTTCTTCGGCAGCTACCCGGCCAACCGGGCGGCGGGCCTGCGGCCCATCGAGGCCCTGCGGCACGAGTGA
- a CDS encoding ABC transporter ATP-binding protein, translated as MRQALGKRLGGLAGAASGLRRPRRDEDAGPAADPDGAGGGGPWGPAPVIDVRALLKTYGHGDAAVRALGGPADPVTGHSPGVDLLVEQGDMVAVMGSSGSGKSTLMNILGCLDVPSSGRYLLDGIDVGGLDEHQLSLVRNRKIGFVFQSFNLVPRTPALAQVELPLAYAGVKSAERRRRALAALSLVGLADRVDHRPNELSGGQQQRVAVARALVTAPAMLLADEPTGNLDSHSTEDVLAIIDRLNASGRTVVLITHEDEVARHAKRVIRLVDGQIVEDVRQAPVDGPPPALSDPARFAAAAPHALSGGAAR; from the coding sequence ATGAGGCAGGCCCTGGGCAAGCGGCTCGGCGGCCTGGCCGGCGCGGCGTCCGGGCTGCGCCGGCCGCGCCGCGACGAGGACGCCGGCCCGGCCGCCGACCCCGACGGGGCGGGCGGCGGCGGGCCCTGGGGTCCGGCCCCGGTCATCGACGTGCGCGCGCTGCTGAAGACGTACGGCCACGGCGACGCCGCCGTCCGCGCGCTCGGCGGCCCCGCCGACCCGGTCACCGGGCACAGCCCCGGCGTGGACCTGCTGGTCGAGCAGGGCGACATGGTCGCGGTGATGGGCAGCTCCGGTTCCGGCAAGTCCACCCTGATGAACATCCTCGGCTGCCTGGACGTGCCGAGTTCCGGCCGCTACCTGCTGGACGGCATCGACGTCGGCGGGCTGGACGAGCACCAGCTCTCGCTGGTCCGCAACCGCAAGATCGGCTTCGTCTTCCAGTCGTTCAACCTGGTGCCGCGCACCCCCGCCCTCGCCCAGGTCGAACTCCCCCTCGCCTATGCCGGGGTGAAGTCCGCCGAGCGGCGCCGCCGGGCGCTCGCCGCGCTCAGTCTGGTCGGCCTCGCCGACCGCGTCGACCACCGCCCCAACGAGCTGTCCGGCGGCCAGCAGCAGCGCGTCGCGGTGGCCCGCGCCCTGGTCACGGCACCGGCGATGCTGCTCGCCGACGAGCCGACCGGCAACCTGGACAGCCACAGCACCGAGGATGTGCTCGCCATCATCGACCGGCTCAACGCCTCCGGCCGCACCGTCGTGCTGATCACCCACGAGGACGAGGTGGCCCGGCACGCGAAGCGGGTGATCCGGCTGGTGGACGGGCAGATCGTGGAGGACGTGCGGCAGGCCCCCGTGGACGGGCCGCCGCCCGCGCTGAGCGACCCCGCGCGGTTCGCCGCCGCCGCCCCGCACGCCCTGAGCGGGGGTGCGGCCCGGTGA
- a CDS encoding efflux RND transporter periplasmic adaptor subunit yields MKVLPRRRRAVLINSVLGVVVLAGAGGAYAAVHDDGSGNSSNAAGARTATVTTATVSATVSGSGSLSSPSDAGLNFTTGGTLTEVDVKPGDTVKKGQVLAKVDPTAAKETLQQDEASLTAAQASLTKVEEGESTSSSDSGTDSGSRGGSVTPTATPTVDPAQLASAEAQVTQAQNAVDAAQRAVDGCVLTASVSGTVASVDGAKGDTVSGSSGSGSGSSGSGSSGSSGSSSSSTSTSGSSGSTPTGFVVLTNPSGMQVKADFSEADSLKIKAGQTATVTLNAESGTVLDAKVLSISSLPVSSGSSSGGSGSSGSAVQYAATLTITSDTSNLRTGLSASIQVTTGQATNALSVPTAAVSGTGSNRTVLVVNSDGSTTRTPVTVGVEGDSTDQITSGLKEGQQVQIPQVASSSNGGFPSGAFPGGTGAGGANRLGAAGGAGGGFRTGGFGGGGGRG; encoded by the coding sequence ATGAAGGTGCTCCCACGGCGGCGCAGGGCCGTCCTGATCAACTCGGTGCTCGGCGTGGTGGTCCTCGCGGGCGCCGGCGGTGCCTACGCGGCGGTGCACGACGACGGCAGCGGGAATTCCTCGAACGCGGCCGGCGCGCGGACCGCGACGGTGACCACGGCCACGGTGTCGGCCACCGTCTCCGGCTCCGGCTCGCTCTCCTCCCCGAGCGACGCGGGGCTGAACTTCACCACCGGCGGCACCCTCACCGAGGTCGACGTCAAACCGGGCGACACGGTGAAGAAGGGCCAGGTGCTGGCGAAGGTCGACCCGACCGCGGCGAAGGAGACACTCCAGCAGGACGAGGCGTCGCTGACCGCGGCCCAGGCGAGCCTGACGAAGGTGGAGGAGGGCGAGAGCACGTCCTCCTCCGACTCCGGTACGGACTCCGGCAGCCGCGGCGGGTCCGTCACCCCGACGGCCACCCCGACCGTCGACCCCGCGCAACTCGCCTCCGCCGAGGCGCAGGTGACCCAGGCGCAGAACGCCGTGGACGCCGCGCAGCGCGCGGTGGACGGCTGCGTGCTGACGGCGTCGGTGAGCGGCACCGTCGCCTCGGTGGACGGCGCGAAGGGCGACACCGTCAGCGGCAGCTCCGGCAGCGGCTCCGGCTCGTCGGGTTCGGGCTCCTCGGGCTCCTCGGGCTCCAGCAGCTCGTCCACTTCGACGTCCGGTTCCTCCGGCTCCACGCCGACCGGGTTCGTGGTCCTCACCAACCCCTCGGGCATGCAGGTGAAGGCGGACTTCTCCGAGGCCGACTCGCTGAAGATCAAGGCCGGCCAGACCGCGACCGTCACGCTCAACGCCGAGTCCGGCACCGTACTGGACGCCAAGGTGCTGTCGATCAGCTCGCTGCCGGTCAGCAGCGGCTCCAGCTCCGGCGGTTCCGGCTCCAGCGGCAGCGCGGTGCAGTACGCGGCGACCCTGACCATCACCAGCGACACGTCGAACCTGCGCACCGGCCTGAGCGCGAGCATCCAGGTGACCACCGGCCAGGCGACGAACGCGCTGAGCGTGCCGACCGCGGCGGTCTCCGGCACCGGCTCCAACCGCACGGTCCTGGTGGTCAACTCCGACGGCTCCACCACCCGCACCCCGGTGACGGTGGGCGTCGAGGGCGACTCGACCGACCAGATCACCAGCGGTCTGAAGGAGGGCCAGCAGGTGCAGATCCCGCAGGTCGCCTCCTCCAGCAACGGCGGCTTCCCGAGCGGCGCGTTCCCCGGCGGGACCGGAGCCGGCGGCGCGAACCGGCTGGGCGCCGCGGGCGGCGCCGGCGGCGGCTTCCGCACCGGTGGCTTCGGCGGCGGAGGTGGCCGCGGATGA
- a CDS encoding DUF3618 domain-containing protein produces MTPRTDPHLADLERQIAETREALGQTVEELAAKVDVSSRAKAKARDTAERLRAAEDRTRTRAAQAASSVRSKLPGGSEATPQEAALAAGSGAHRAEGAVAPAAEPAGAVVPAGPTVRTRAPALAAAAVSAAAAATLVWVHRGDIT; encoded by the coding sequence ATGACGCCGCGTACCGACCCCCACCTCGCCGATCTCGAACGGCAGATCGCCGAGACGCGCGAGGCGCTGGGCCAGACCGTCGAGGAACTCGCCGCCAAGGTGGACGTCTCCTCCCGGGCGAAGGCGAAGGCGCGGGACACCGCGGAGCGGCTGCGCGCGGCGGAGGACCGGACCCGGACGCGGGCCGCCCAGGCGGCGAGCAGCGTACGGTCCAAGCTGCCGGGCGGCTCGGAGGCGACGCCGCAGGAGGCCGCGCTCGCCGCGGGGTCCGGCGCCCACCGTGCGGAGGGCGCCGTCGCGCCGGCCGCGGAGCCCGCGGGGGCCGTCGTCCCCGCCGGCCCGACCGTACGGACCCGCGCCCCGGCGCTCGCGGCGGCGGCCGTCTCGGCCGCGGCGGCCGCGACCCTCGTGTGGGTCCACCGGGGCGACATCACCTGA
- a CDS encoding phage holin family protein, with amino-acid sequence MTHANGSARSVGTLVKEGTEQLSELVRQELKLAQAELAQKGKKAGVGGGLFGAAGLMAFFALAALVTAAIAAVAMPLPLWAAALIVAGGLLLVAGVAALIGRGQVKRAVPPVPEETVDSVHQDLVILKERAKR; translated from the coding sequence GTGACGCACGCGAACGGGTCCGCCAGGTCCGTGGGCACGCTGGTCAAGGAGGGCACCGAGCAGCTCTCCGAGCTGGTCAGACAGGAGCTGAAGCTCGCCCAGGCCGAGCTGGCGCAGAAGGGCAAGAAGGCCGGGGTCGGAGGCGGGCTGTTCGGCGCCGCCGGGCTGATGGCCTTCTTCGCGCTCGCCGCGCTGGTCACGGCCGCGATCGCCGCGGTCGCGATGCCGCTGCCGCTGTGGGCCGCCGCGCTGATCGTGGCGGGCGGGCTGCTGCTCGTCGCCGGGGTCGCGGCGCTGATCGGCCGCGGCCAGGTCAAGCGGGCGGTGCCGCCGGTGCCGGAGGAGACCGTCGACAGCGTTCACCAGGATCTGGTGATCCTGAAGGAGAGGGCGAAACGATGA
- a CDS encoding FMN-dependent NADH-azoreductase, whose protein sequence is MASLLHLDSSADGSGDAVSRRLTALFARTWQARHRDAGRRCSYRYRDLAADPVPPLDTAYCALGRRAEQHGFPPPAGVPALLGGPAEARAWALTRPLVDELLAADTVLIGAPMYNYAVSALLKAWIDRVSFPGTFVRPDGTASPLAATRVVVVATRGGGYGAGTPLAGHDFQTPYLRAYFGKQGVAAEHVHVVSAEWTLAELVPDLADRREQAAASLAVARDQVAAHAHAEADRCAADRRPDARPDRPAGVA, encoded by the coding sequence ATGGCGTCCTTGCTCCACCTCGACTCAAGTGCGGACGGTTCCGGCGACGCGGTCAGCCGGCGGCTGACCGCGCTGTTCGCACGGACCTGGCAGGCCCGGCACCGCGACGCCGGGCGCCGGTGCTCCTACCGGTACCGCGACCTCGCGGCCGACCCGGTCCCGCCGCTGGACACCGCCTACTGCGCCCTCGGCCGCCGGGCCGAACAGCACGGGTTCCCACCACCCGCGGGCGTGCCCGCTCTGCTCGGGGGCCCGGCCGAGGCGCGCGCCTGGGCGCTGACCCGGCCGCTGGTCGACGAACTGCTGGCGGCCGACACCGTGCTGATCGGCGCGCCGATGTACAACTACGCGGTGTCCGCGCTGCTCAAGGCGTGGATCGACCGGGTGAGCTTCCCGGGGACGTTCGTCCGCCCGGACGGCACCGCGTCCCCGCTCGCCGCCACCCGGGTCGTGGTGGTCGCCACGCGCGGGGGCGGCTACGGCGCGGGCACCCCCCTGGCCGGCCACGACTTCCAGACGCCCTACCTGCGGGCGTACTTCGGGAAGCAGGGGGTGGCGGCGGAGCACGTCCACGTCGTCAGCGCCGAGTGGACCCTCGCGGAGCTGGTGCCGGATCTGGCCGACCGGCGCGAGCAGGCCGCCGCGTCGCTGGCGGTGGCCCGGGACCAGGTCGCCGCCCACGCGCACGCGGAGGCCGACCGGTGCGCGGCCGACCGCCGCCCCGACGCGCGCCCGGACCGTCCCGCGGGCGTGGCGTAG